From the Prochlorococcus sp. MIT 1223 genome, the window AGACTTGTTACAACACCAGCAAAGAAAAAAACTGCCGCACAAGCATTAAGAGCAATGTGTATTGGTATGTCATTAAGACCACCAGAGATCACAGCACCTTATCTTCTACTAAGACTTTCGAAAATAGTCAAAAATCCAAGCATTTTGCTCATATGGGGAGATTGCGACAGATTAGTGCCCATTTCAATAGGTCAAAATCTGATAAAGAAGCATCCTTGGATTAAATTATTAGTAATAAAAGATTCAGGGCATTGCCCACATGATGAATCTCCAAATTATTTCAATCATTACGTATTGAATTGGCTGGAGATTAACTAAAAAGATACAAAGCATGAAACATACACTTTCTGTACTTTTAGAAGATGAATCGGGGGCACTAAGCAGAATTGCCGGTCTTTTTGCTAGAAGAGGTTTCAATATTGAAAGTCTTGCTGTTGGTCCAGCCGAGGCACCTGGAATTTCTCGGCTTACAATGGTTTTAGAGGGAGATAATGAGACTCTTCAGCAAATGTCCAAGCAATTGGATAAACTCGTAAATGTGCTCAATGTTCTTGATCTCTCTAGTTTGCCAGCTGTTGAAAGAGAGTTAATGCTATTAAAGGTTTCTGCCTCAGAAGAAAATAGAAGTAAAATCCTAGACCTAGTTCAAGTATTCAGAGCAAAAGTTGTAGATGTTTCCGATGAAGCTTTGGTACTTGAAGTAGTAGGAGACCCTGGAAAACTAGTGACAATTGAAAAAATAATGGCACCTTATGGGATTATAGAAATTGCTAGGACAGGGAGAGTCGCACTTAAAAGAGCTTCTGGAATAAATACCGAAATGTTAAAAACCAAACCATCAGATAATTTACTTCCTACTTAAAGACAAATAAGCTGCACAATAATTAATTATTTAGGTGGACTACTTTATA encodes:
- the ilvN gene encoding acetolactate synthase small subunit; translation: MKHTLSVLLEDESGALSRIAGLFARRGFNIESLAVGPAEAPGISRLTMVLEGDNETLQQMSKQLDKLVNVLNVLDLSSLPAVERELMLLKVSASEENRSKILDLVQVFRAKVVDVSDEALVLEVVGDPGKLVTIEKIMAPYGIIEIARTGRVALKRASGINTEMLKTKPSDNLLPT